The Dehalococcoidales bacterium genome includes the window CTTACCAATTCTAAACATCTTGGTGCCGCAAACGGGGCAAATCCCCTGAGTAGCGGGTCTTCCGTTCTTCATGGTAATGCTCTTGGGGTTCTTCATTTCCTTCTTGGCTTTACATTTCATACAGTATGCTTGCATAGGTTACCTCCCTCCATAGTTTTCCCTGAGCTTAAACCACTCGTAAGGTAAAGTCAATAGGCACTGATGTAATGATAAAGAAAAAGGCCTGAGGAAATTTCTTCCCCCAGGCCTTTCAAATAAATCGGATTCCTTTAGAACTCGAATAGCTCCGGCTGCTCGGCTTTGCTTTGTACTTCGGCTTCCTCCCTTTCTATTCGTCTATCCGCTCTCTCCCGTTCCTGCCTTACCTTGACCCGCTGACAGTATATCCAGTCCTTCAGCCTCTTAAGCTCACCCATCTGGTAATCATCAAGGCTATCTACCCGGATATCCTCCGGCATCTGGCCACCCTTATGACGGGTATAGGTCCTGGTAGAAACATAAAGATATATCCGGCTCCAGTCGTGATCCATCGGGAAACTTAGTCCGGCGGTATAGAGATAGGCGCAGGCCTCGGCATCAGTACCAGTTTCCACTTCGCCCTTAGAGGCTTTAATACCCATCTCCAGCCTGTCCAGCGTGATGGCTCCCTTAATCCAGTCGGGCAAGGTATCCCCCCATCCCCCAGGGAATACCAGAATCGGGTCAGTGAATATCCCCACGATATCACTTACCATATCACCTGTTTTTGGCACAAAAACCCTCCTATATTTTCTTTATTTGAACTCATTAGCCGACTAATACCGGCTGCCGGCCGTAGCTGGCAGTTTGTCTCTCCGCTTCTACTGCCCCTTCTGGTAAATCATTACGGACAGCCTTAATTGAGGACTTGATGTAGTCTATCCGCTCGATATCACAAACAAGACGTAGCAGGCGCTGATCGAGATACTGGGGCAGGTTGGGTATGTTCCGGGCTTCGTTAGCCACAGCCTTGGCCTGCGCAAGCGGATCAGCGGCCTGGTCTACCATCTCCTCTACCATGTCCATCGCCTCACTTACCAGTAGCGCGCTCCACTTAATGGGCACAATAACCCCCTTTCAATTACTGATTTACTCCTGACCCTGGCCACGCAGAAACAAAGAGGGAGTATCACTCCCACGCACTGGAGAGCAATACCCCCTCACTTACAAAAAATAAGCACAAAAAGGGTGCTTCACAACACCCTCTTTGTGCGTGTCTTTCCTTTGAGTTCAAGCGTTCAGTTTCAGGCTACAGCGACCGGCTCTTTTACCTTGCCCTTACGCTTCGGCTTACTCTCTTTGATTACCGCTTCAGCTTCAGCGACGGCGTCGGTCTCTACCTCTACCTCTGGCTCGGTTTCAGCTTCCGGCTCGGCTTGTGCTGGCTCCGGCTTAACCTCACTGGTGAGCATTGGCATTACCACCAACTTGTAGCCGTTAGTGGTAAAGAGCGCTGGCGACTTGCCGTCGGTGAGCTTTAGCTCTGCCATCCCCCCGCAAGCCTTAAGCGCTTCGGCTAGATAGCTACCATCAAGCCTTATCCTTACCTCACCCTGAGTTTCGGCGCTTATCTCGGCGTTTCCCTTATCATCGGGATTAGCCATTACTATCTTACCGTTACCGATGGTAAGGTCAATCGGATGTGAATTGGTATCGGATAGGGCTTTCAGTGAGTTTACCGCAC containing:
- a CDS encoding DUF5679 domain-containing protein; translated protein: MKCKAKKEMKNPKSITMKNGRPATQGICPVCGTKMFRIGK